In Haloplanus rubicundus, one DNA window encodes the following:
- a CDS encoding nucleotide-binding protein: MRVYAVASGKGGVGKTTTVANLGAVLAAGGHETVVVDADLGMGNLAGALGVDADEGPTVHDVLAGRATAAEARREGPVGLGVLPASDSLDDFGAANPSNLTALLDGLDEAGAEVVLVDTSAGLSHDSVEPLRIADEVLLVSTPERGALGDTAKTRDVAGRFGTPMAGAVVTRIASDTDLDAVADRLGVPIRGSIPDDPAVSAAAEGGDPLVVAAPDAPATDAYRRLAVDLTGDGSLAPTEPADEDDGADTDDPSAPADGDGGDEAPPTDEAGDERTGFLRWLLR, from the coding sequence ATGCGCGTGTACGCGGTCGCCAGCGGCAAGGGCGGCGTCGGCAAGACGACGACGGTGGCGAACCTCGGTGCCGTCCTCGCCGCGGGCGGCCACGAGACGGTCGTCGTCGACGCCGACCTCGGGATGGGGAACCTCGCGGGCGCCCTCGGCGTCGACGCCGACGAGGGACCGACCGTCCACGACGTACTCGCGGGGCGGGCGACGGCCGCCGAGGCCCGCCGGGAGGGGCCGGTCGGCCTCGGCGTCCTCCCGGCGTCGGACTCACTCGACGACTTCGGAGCGGCCAACCCGTCGAACCTGACGGCGTTGCTCGACGGTCTCGACGAGGCGGGCGCCGAGGTGGTCCTCGTCGACACCTCGGCGGGCCTGAGCCACGACAGCGTCGAACCCCTCCGGATCGCCGACGAGGTGTTGCTCGTCTCGACGCCGGAACGCGGGGCGCTCGGCGACACGGCGAAGACCCGGGACGTGGCCGGACGCTTCGGGACGCCGATGGCGGGGGCGGTGGTGACACGGATCGCGTCGGACACCGATCTGGACGCCGTCGCCGACCGTCTCGGCGTCCCGATCCGGGGGTCGATCCCGGACGATCCGGCGGTGTCGGCCGCGGCCGAGGGGGGCGACCCGCTCGTCGTCGCCGCGCCCGACGCCCCGGCGACCGACGCCTACCGACGGCTCGCGGTCGATCTGACGGGCGACGGGTCGCTGGCGCCGACGGAGCCGGCGGACGAGGACGACGGCGCCGATACCGACGACCCGTCGGCCCCGGCCGACGGGGACGGCGGCGACGAGGCTCCCCCGACCGACGAGGCCGGCGACGAGCGGACGGGATTCCTGCGCTGGCTGCTGCGGTGA
- a CDS encoding DUF120 domain-containing protein yields MAETAAASTVGPDELAALKRVALAGGLDDRAKLSCSGLAEQLDASAQTASRRLQRLDDAGLVDREVLADGQRVVVTDAGVARLRREYADYRQLFEADATLSLDGTVTSGMGEGKHYISLSGYMAQFRDRLGYEPFAGTLNVELTAASVRARGELEAQTDDATRIDGWEDGDRTFGPATCYAARVESDAGSYDGAHVIVPERTHHDATQLELIAPVKLRDELALSDGDDLTVHVGEP; encoded by the coding sequence ATGGCAGAGACCGCAGCGGCGTCGACGGTCGGCCCGGACGAACTCGCCGCCCTGAAGCGAGTCGCGCTGGCCGGCGGCCTCGACGACCGAGCGAAGCTATCCTGTTCGGGGTTGGCCGAACAGCTCGACGCGTCGGCCCAGACGGCCTCGCGACGACTCCAGCGTCTCGACGACGCGGGACTCGTCGACCGGGAGGTGCTGGCCGACGGCCAGCGCGTCGTCGTCACCGACGCGGGCGTGGCTCGGCTCCGACGCGAGTACGCCGACTACCGCCAGTTGTTCGAGGCCGACGCGACCCTGTCGCTCGACGGCACGGTGACCAGCGGGATGGGCGAGGGGAAACATTACATCTCGCTGTCGGGCTACATGGCGCAGTTCCGCGACCGACTCGGCTACGAGCCGTTCGCGGGCACGCTCAACGTCGAACTCACGGCCGCGAGCGTCCGAGCGCGCGGCGAACTGGAGGCACAGACGGACGACGCGACCCGAATCGACGGCTGGGAGGACGGCGACCGGACGTTCGGCCCCGCGACGTGTTACGCGGCCCGCGTCGAGAGCGACGCCGGGAGCTACGACGGCGCCCACGTCATCGTCCCCGAGCGCACCCACCACGACGCCACGCAACTCGAACTCATCGCGCCGGTGAAACTGCGTGACGAACTCGCCCTCTCGGACGGCGACGACCTGACCGTCCACGTGGGGGAGCCGTGA
- the ribB gene encoding 3,4-dihydroxy-2-butanone-4-phosphate synthase encodes MRGESTGALERAVAAFRAGEPVLVHDADDREGETDLLYPASAVTPATVARLRNDGGGLIFAALPATVADRFDLPFLHEAVDHPANDHTDLGYDAHPSFSLTVNHRDGFTGVTDDDRALTIRRLGEVSADADYGVDAFADEFRTPGHVHLLRGAPGLLDERRGHTELGLALAEAAGVAPAVAGCEMLDDETGGALSTADAEAYARRYDLPFVEGADLIRALE; translated from the coding sequence ATGCGCGGCGAATCGACGGGAGCGCTGGAGCGAGCGGTCGCGGCGTTCCGGGCCGGCGAGCCGGTGCTCGTCCACGACGCCGACGACCGCGAGGGCGAGACCGACCTCCTCTACCCAGCGAGCGCGGTGACGCCCGCCACCGTCGCGCGCCTCCGCAACGACGGCGGCGGCCTCATTTTCGCCGCGCTCCCCGCTACCGTCGCCGATCGGTTCGACCTCCCCTTCCTCCACGAGGCGGTCGACCACCCGGCGAACGACCATACCGACCTCGGCTACGACGCCCACCCCTCGTTCTCGCTGACGGTGAACCACCGCGACGGCTTTACCGGTGTCACGGACGACGACCGGGCGCTCACCATCCGCCGGCTGGGCGAGGTGAGCGCCGACGCGGACTACGGCGTCGACGCCTTCGCCGACGAGTTCCGGACGCCGGGTCACGTCCACCTCCTCCGGGGGGCGCCCGGCCTCCTCGACGAACGCCGTGGCCACACCGAACTCGGCCTGGCGCTGGCCGAGGCGGCCGGCGTCGCCCCCGCCGTCGCCGGGTGTGAGATGCTCGACGACGAGACGGGGGGTGCGCTCTCGACGGCCGACGCCGAGGCGTACGCCCGCCGGTACGACCTGCCGTTCGTCGAGGGAGCAGACCTGATTCGGGCGCTGGAGTGA
- a CDS encoding RNA-guided endonuclease InsQ/TnpB family protein: MEVRRTVPIKLDVADSDAELLHDTISEFLWAANYVVDHAWRGEYKTTSKAELQRETYDDVRAETRLQANLVQNARNKAADAVQSVVARWKQGDDAGKPHFTAPTLVYDKRCATFNDDHATLSTVDGRITAEYVLPDENRETPHSEYLFNNDYEVTGGELHYRDGEFYLHVRTKADVESETADDGNDEHSTVLGVDLGIENVAVTSTGGFWNGSELNHWHREFEKRRGSLQQRGTRAAHETIQSVGRTETGRYDHFLHTVSKELVAEAVENGCDVIAFENLTGIRERMPNAKKFHAWAFRRLFEYVEYKAEMFGISVDQVSPAYTSQRCSKCGTTLRENRQTQERFCCQKCGYEVNADYNAAKNIGLKHLRSAQKSSGGCAPVNVRLNRGTLNVNGEYSPACEGQNGSPRESPITRTFGSG, from the coding sequence ATGGAGGTACGTCGCACCGTCCCCATCAAGCTCGACGTGGCCGACAGCGACGCCGAACTCCTCCACGATACAATCTCCGAGTTCCTGTGGGCCGCCAACTACGTCGTCGACCACGCGTGGAGAGGCGAGTACAAGACCACAAGCAAAGCCGAACTCCAACGGGAAACATACGACGACGTGCGGGCCGAAACGAGACTCCAAGCGAACCTCGTCCAGAACGCCCGTAACAAGGCCGCCGACGCCGTACAGAGCGTCGTCGCTCGGTGGAAGCAAGGTGACGATGCAGGGAAGCCGCACTTCACTGCCCCGACGCTCGTCTACGACAAGCGATGTGCGACGTTCAACGACGACCACGCGACGCTCTCGACCGTCGACGGACGCATCACCGCCGAGTACGTCCTCCCCGACGAGAACCGTGAGACGCCCCACTCGGAGTACCTGTTCAATAATGACTACGAAGTGACGGGCGGAGAACTCCACTACCGCGACGGTGAGTTCTACCTTCACGTCCGAACAAAGGCGGACGTGGAGTCCGAGACTGCCGACGACGGCAACGACGAGCACAGCACAGTCCTTGGCGTTGACCTCGGCATCGAAAACGTCGCCGTCACTTCGACAGGTGGATTCTGGAACGGGTCGGAGTTGAACCACTGGCACCGCGAGTTCGAGAAACGACGGGGGTCGCTTCAACAGCGTGGAACGCGGGCCGCTCACGAAACCATCCAGTCGGTCGGACGCACCGAGACGGGTCGCTACGACCACTTCTTACATACCGTCTCGAAGGAACTCGTCGCGGAAGCCGTCGAGAACGGCTGTGACGTGATCGCATTCGAGAACCTGACGGGGATTCGTGAGCGGATGCCGAACGCCAAGAAGTTCCACGCGTGGGCGTTCCGACGCTTGTTCGAGTACGTCGAGTACAAAGCCGAGATGTTCGGTATCTCGGTCGACCAGGTGAGTCCTGCGTACACGAGCCAGCGGTGTTCCAAGTGTGGGACGACGCTCCGCGAAAACCGCCAGACACAAGAGCGATTCTGTTGCCAGAAGTGCGGCTATGAAGTGAACGCCGACTACAACGCGGCGAAGAACATCGGTCTAAAGCATCTCCGCTCGGCGCAAAAGTCGTCGGGCGGATGCGCACCCGTAAACGTGCGCTTGAATCGCGGGACGCTGAACGTGAACGGCGAGTATTCGCCTGCCTGTGAAGGCCAGAACGGGAGTCCACGCGAAAGCCCCATCACCAGAACCTTCGGTTCTGGTTAG
- a CDS encoding PIN domain-containing protein — protein MRVVDTTFLVDYLDGHDAVRDYLGAHPDVYVTPAPAFTEVLQGEVYKSDRSTVDVPGARDALEFVDVVGVDERLAVAAAEFAGEVFPPGPKMGAVDALVGALARREGATVVTNDADLTHSETQAVVAVDAYRE, from the coding sequence ATGAGGGTCGTCGACACCACGTTTCTCGTCGACTACCTCGACGGCCACGACGCCGTCCGCGACTATCTCGGCGCCCATCCGGACGTGTACGTCACCCCTGCGCCCGCGTTCACCGAGGTGCTTCAGGGCGAGGTGTACAAGTCGGATCGATCGACCGTCGACGTTCCCGGGGCACGTGACGCACTCGAGTTCGTCGACGTCGTCGGCGTCGACGAGCGACTCGCCGTCGCCGCCGCTGAGTTCGCGGGCGAGGTGTTTCCCCCCGGGCCGAAGATGGGGGCCGTCGACGCCCTCGTCGGGGCGCTCGCCCGGCGAGAGGGGGCGACGGTCGTCACGAACGACGCCGACCTGACGCATTCGGAGACGCAGGCGGTCGTGGCCGTCGACGCGTATCGGGAGTAA
- a CDS encoding antitoxin VapB family protein encodes MAADNHIRVSDRVKSLIDDRRREGESYSDALERILGDERDLTDGMGFWSDTDAAVEARETHERGKRKTLERTDG; translated from the coding sequence ATGGCCGCCGACAACCACATCCGCGTGTCGGACCGCGTGAAGTCGCTCATCGACGACCGGCGTCGCGAGGGAGAGAGCTACAGCGACGCGCTCGAACGCATCCTCGGCGACGAACGCGACCTCACCGACGGGATGGGGTTCTGGTCCGACACCGACGCCGCCGTCGAGGCCCGCGAAACACACGAGCGGGGGAAGCGGAAGACGCTCGAACGGACCGACGGATGA
- the msrA gene encoding peptide-methionine (S)-S-oxide reductase MsrA produces MTDDHDHELATLAGGCFWCLEAPFQELAGVHAVTSGYAGGHVDDPTYEEVCSGSTGHAEVVQIEYDPDRLSYTDLLTVFFALHDPTTKDRQGPDVGSQYRSAIFTHDDEQRELAAATIERLAADYDDPIVTEVEPLDTFYPAEDYHQDYYANNPQRAYCQMQIRPKMEKVRELFAGRVADD; encoded by the coding sequence ATGACCGACGACCACGACCACGAACTCGCGACGCTCGCGGGCGGCTGTTTCTGGTGTCTCGAAGCGCCGTTTCAAGAACTCGCCGGCGTCCACGCCGTCACCTCCGGCTACGCCGGCGGCCACGTCGACGACCCGACCTACGAGGAGGTGTGTTCGGGGTCGACCGGCCACGCCGAAGTCGTCCAGATCGAGTACGACCCCGACCGCCTCTCCTACACCGACCTCCTGACGGTCTTTTTCGCGCTCCACGACCCGACGACGAAGGACCGACAGGGACCGGACGTGGGCTCGCAGTACCGCTCGGCCATCTTCACCCACGACGACGAACAGCGCGAACTCGCCGCGGCGACCATCGAGCGACTGGCCGCCGACTACGACGACCCCATCGTCACCGAGGTGGAGCCACTCGACACCTTCTACCCCGCCGAGGACTACCACCAGGACTACTACGCCAACAACCCCCAGCGGGCGTACTGTCAGATGCAGATTCGACCGAAGATGGAGAAGGTGCGCGAACTGTTCGCGGGGCGGGTAGCGGACGACTGA
- a CDS encoding LamB/YcsF family protein produces MVHQIDINCDMGESFGKYTKGRDAEVMPYITTANIAGGYHAGDPHVMRRTVALADDHDVDVGVHPGLPDKLGFGRRTMDASPEEVRDYVVYQLGALRAFADQLGVPFQHVKPHGAMYTMLSESEEHARAVIEGILEVDEDLIYLATDMNIYEIAQEYPIRAAFEGYVDLDYRPDRSVVIPKEKTARDPELVADRFISIATEGVVETPSGEQIDIPAESICVHGDTPNVVEILEEIHDRLDDTDIELTGVADIV; encoded by the coding sequence ATGGTTCACCAAATCGACATCAACTGCGACATGGGCGAGAGCTTCGGCAAGTACACCAAAGGGCGGGACGCCGAAGTGATGCCCTACATCACGACGGCGAACATCGCCGGGGGGTATCACGCGGGAGATCCACACGTCATGCGGCGAACGGTCGCCCTCGCCGACGACCACGATGTCGATGTCGGCGTCCATCCGGGCCTCCCCGACAAACTCGGCTTCGGGCGTCGAACGATGGATGCCTCACCCGAGGAGGTGCGAGACTACGTTGTCTACCAACTCGGCGCGCTGCGAGCGTTCGCCGACCAACTCGGCGTCCCGTTCCAGCATGTCAAACCGCACGGCGCGATGTACACGATGCTCTCCGAAAGCGAGGAGCATGCCCGGGCGGTGATCGAGGGCATCTTGGAGGTCGACGAGGATCTGATCTATCTCGCGACGGATATGAACATCTACGAGATCGCTCAGGAGTACCCCATTCGAGCCGCGTTCGAGGGCTACGTCGACCTCGATTACCGGCCGGATCGGAGCGTCGTGATCCCGAAAGAGAAGACGGCCCGCGATCCGGAACTCGTCGCCGACCGCTTCATCAGCATCGCAACCGAGGGCGTCGTCGAGACGCCATCCGGCGAGCAGATCGATATCCCGGCGGAAAGCATCTGCGTACACGGAGACACCCCGAACGTCGTCGAGATTCTGGAGGAGATCCACGACCGCCTCGACGACACCGACATCGAACTGACGGGCGTCGCCGATATCGTCTGA
- a CDS encoding (2Fe-2S)-binding protein, with amino-acid sequence MTHHDIELSVNGTEHELSVEPRTLLAHALRDELGYTGTNVGCETTMCGACTVLLDGDAVKSCTVLAVQADGAEVKTVEGLSDDGEFHPLQKSFQKEHGLQCGYCTPGMMMTALDVLEDNPDPDDAEIREALEGNICRCTGYQNIINAVKSAADDMGGVSGAD; translated from the coding sequence ATGACACACCACGACATCGAACTGAGCGTCAACGGGACCGAGCACGAACTGAGCGTCGAACCACGAACCCTCCTCGCACACGCCCTCCGGGACGAATTGGGCTATACGGGAACGAACGTCGGGTGCGAGACGACGATGTGTGGGGCTTGTACGGTGCTCCTCGACGGCGACGCCGTCAAGTCCTGTACGGTGCTGGCGGTGCAGGCGGACGGGGCGGAGGTCAAGACAGTCGAGGGGCTGTCGGACGACGGCGAGTTCCACCCCCTCCAGAAGAGCTTCCAGAAGGAGCACGGGTTGCAGTGTGGCTACTGCACGCCAGGCATGATGATGACCGCCCTCGACGTCCTCGAGGACAATCCCGATCCGGACGATGCGGAGATTCGGGAAGCCCTCGAAGGGAACATCTGTCGGTGTACGGGCTATCAGAACATTATCAACGCTGTCAAATCGGCTGCCGACGACATGGGCGGCGTCTCGGGGGCGGACTGA
- a CDS encoding xanthine dehydrogenase family protein molybdopterin-binding subunit: MPDSIEAGQAEKLQGSPVERREDPELLTGEATFTDDMEPRGTVHMAVLRSQYGHARIESIDTSAAEELDGVLAVYTADDVAASEAPGQIEPIWLLPDLKRPPYPMLARDKARYQGQPVAVAVADDRYRASDAVDAIDVTYDRLEAVTGAREATDEDAPTIHEEAPENVAAEWDVGDEEATDEAFENADRTVSVDLVNQRLLPTAMEPRVTLANYRPSADELVVHMGTQCPHLHRRFMADMLDFPEQKMRVIAPEVGGGFGSKDSAHPDEALTAWCSLQLERPVKWQATRTEAYASTGHGRGQETTAEIAVDEDGSIQALRVETYGDLGGYLSTWGPLMPAHGYALMLPGQYDVENVYCEVTEVFTNATPTEPYRGAGRPEASYVIERLATLAARELDMDPVEFRRKNFISRDDFPHETATGLLYDSGDYDKTLDRAIEMADLEALREKQADLREEGRYLGIGISCYNESCGYGPSEIIGQIGGQLGLYENGVVRFHPSGSVTVYCGTSGHGQGHETTYAQIVADELGVDYDDIEVIEGDTDEVPMGMGTYGSRSVSVGGSAIVEASREVVEKAGTIAAHHLEVSEEDLEFEDGEFQITGAPARSMTIQEVAREAYLAHDLPDGTSPGLEATNFYDPENLVFPFGTHIVVVEVDPDTGEVDIERYVAVDDCGNQINPKIVEGQVHGAIAQGLGQGLFEGVEYDENGTLLTGSMQDYTLPKAFQVPEYETDHTVTPSPHNPLGAKGIGEAGTIAAPPAVVNAVTDALQPFGIDHIDMPLTDETVWQAIQHATAEPGGAD, encoded by the coding sequence ATGCCCGACTCGATCGAAGCGGGGCAGGCCGAGAAACTTCAGGGATCGCCGGTCGAGCGCCGGGAAGACCCGGAACTGCTCACGGGCGAAGCGACGTTCACCGACGATATGGAGCCACGCGGCACCGTCCACATGGCGGTGCTCCGGAGCCAGTACGGCCACGCACGGATCGAATCGATCGACACGAGTGCAGCGGAGGAACTCGACGGGGTGCTCGCCGTCTACACCGCCGACGACGTTGCGGCGAGCGAGGCACCGGGACAGATCGAACCGATCTGGCTGCTGCCCGACCTGAAACGCCCACCCTATCCGATGCTGGCCCGGGACAAGGCCCGGTATCAGGGGCAACCGGTCGCCGTCGCCGTCGCCGACGACCGCTACCGAGCGAGCGACGCCGTCGACGCTATCGACGTAACGTACGACCGCCTGGAGGCGGTGACCGGGGCGCGGGAGGCGACCGACGAGGATGCGCCGACGATCCACGAGGAAGCGCCGGAAAACGTCGCCGCCGAGTGGGACGTGGGAGACGAGGAGGCGACCGACGAGGCGTTCGAGAACGCCGACCGGACGGTGTCGGTGGATCTGGTCAACCAGCGCCTCCTCCCGACGGCGATGGAACCCCGGGTTACGCTGGCGAACTACCGCCCCAGCGCCGACGAACTCGTGGTTCACATGGGGACGCAGTGTCCCCACCTCCACCGTCGGTTCATGGCCGACATGCTCGACTTCCCGGAGCAGAAGATGCGCGTCATCGCGCCGGAGGTCGGCGGTGGCTTCGGGAGTAAGGACTCGGCCCACCCGGACGAGGCGCTCACTGCCTGGTGTTCGCTACAGTTGGAGCGCCCCGTGAAGTGGCAGGCGACGCGAACCGAAGCGTACGCGTCGACCGGCCACGGACGTGGCCAGGAGACCACTGCCGAGATAGCCGTCGACGAGGACGGCTCGATCCAGGCACTCCGAGTCGAGACGTACGGTGACCTCGGAGGATACCTCTCCACGTGGGGACCGCTGATGCCGGCTCACGGATACGCGCTGATGCTCCCCGGCCAGTACGACGTCGAGAACGTCTACTGTGAGGTGACGGAGGTGTTCACGAACGCGACGCCGACCGAACCGTACCGTGGTGCCGGCCGACCCGAAGCGTCGTACGTTATCGAACGGCTGGCGACGCTCGCCGCCAGGGAGTTGGACATGGACCCGGTGGAGTTCCGACGGAAGAACTTCATTTCCCGCGACGACTTCCCGCACGAGACGGCGACAGGCCTCCTCTACGACTCCGGCGATTACGACAAGACGCTGGATCGGGCGATCGAGATGGCCGATCTCGAGGCACTTCGCGAGAAGCAGGCCGACCTCCGCGAGGAGGGGCGCTATCTCGGTATCGGGATCTCGTGTTATAACGAGTCCTGTGGCTACGGCCCCTCGGAGATCATCGGTCAGATCGGCGGCCAGCTGGGGCTCTACGAAAACGGCGTCGTCAGATTCCACCCGTCCGGGTCGGTGACGGTCTACTGTGGCACGTCCGGTCATGGACAGGGCCACGAGACGACCTACGCCCAGATCGTCGCGGACGAACTCGGCGTCGACTACGACGATATCGAGGTGATCGAAGGCGACACCGACGAAGTTCCCATGGGGATGGGCACCTACGGCTCCCGGAGTGTCTCCGTCGGCGGCAGTGCAATCGTCGAGGCGTCCCGAGAGGTCGTCGAGAAGGCGGGGACGATTGCGGCACACCACCTAGAGGTGAGCGAAGAAGACCTGGAGTTCGAGGACGGCGAGTTCCAAATCACCGGCGCACCGGCGCGGTCGATGACCATTCAGGAGGTCGCCCGCGAGGCGTATCTGGCACACGACCTCCCCGACGGCACGTCGCCCGGGCTGGAGGCCACGAACTTCTACGACCCGGAGAATCTGGTGTTCCCCTTCGGAACCCACATCGTCGTCGTCGAAGTCGATCCGGACACCGGCGAGGTCGACATCGAGCGATACGTCGCGGTCGACGACTGCGGCAACCAGATCAACCCCAAAATCGTCGAGGGGCAGGTGCACGGCGCCATCGCACAGGGCCTCGGACAGGGGCTCTTCGAGGGCGTCGAGTACGACGAGAACGGCACGCTCCTCACCGGCTCCATGCAGGACTACACGCTCCCCAAGGCGTTTCAGGTGCCGGAGTACGAGACCGATCACACGGTGACGCCGAGTCCACACAACCCCCTCGGGGC